One Equus asinus isolate D_3611 breed Donkey chromosome 26, EquAss-T2T_v2, whole genome shotgun sequence genomic window carries:
- the IRGQ gene encoding immunity-related GTPase family Q protein codes for MPPPRGDVTALFLGPPGSGKSPLIAALCDKDVEMVEIPDGRPDSGIPSLRAAGPGLFLGELSCPPAAPGPWAAEADVLVLVLPGPEGNGEPLAPALAEAARAALARGTPLLAVRNLRPGDSQNEAQARDQTAALLASAGLGAAALFVLPADCGGRDGCEELERLRAALRSQAEALQRLLPPAQDGFEVLGAAELEAVREAFETGGLEAVLSWVRAGLERLGSARLDLAVAGTTDVGLVLDMLLGLDAGDPGAVPATAPAEPTPYPAPERPNVVFWTVPLGSAGTVAAPHPTHYDALILVTSGAPTEKDWAQVRPLVLPDVPLVCVRTDGEGEDPESLEEEEQAEKPSGQSLENAGGGGLENASSEGGEKLGPGSQKAGSGEGSEKAGRESSQEVVVGVKKSGGGDSERAAALSPEDETWEVLEEAPPPVFPLRPGGLPGLCAWLRRALPPAQAGALLLALPPASPGAARTKAAALRAGAWRPALLASLAAAAAPIPGLGWACDVALLRGQLAEWRRALGLEPSALARRERALGLAPGELAARTRFPGPVTRAEVEARLGAWAGEGTAGGAALGALSFLWPAGGAAATGGLGYRAAHGVLLQALDEMLADAEAVLAPHAPAH; via the exons ATGCCTCCGCCGCGGGGTGACGTGACCGCCTTGTTCCTGGGGCCTCCGGGCTCGGGAAAGTCCCCTCTGATCGCAGCGCTGTgcgacaaagatgtggagatggTCGAAATCCCCgacggccggccggactccgggATCCCCAGCCTGCGAGCTGCGGGCCCAGGCCTCTTCCTGGGCGAGCTGAGCTGCCCACCTGCAGCGCCGGGGCCCTGGGCGGCCGAGGCCGACGTGCTGGTACTGGTGCTGCCCGGCCCCGAGGGGAATGGGGAGCCCCTGGCCCCCGCGCTGGCCGAGGCAGCGCGGGCCGCCCTGGCCCGAGGGACCCCGCTGCTGGCTGTGCGGAACCTCCGTCCGGGGGACTCCCAGAATGAAGCCCAGGCCCGGGATCAGACCGCGGCCCTGCTGGCCAGCGCGGGGTTGGGAGCCGCGGCTCTCTTCGTGCTGCCGGCTGACTGCGGCGGCAGAGACGGCTGCGAGGAGCTCGAGCGCCTGCGGGCGGCGCTGCGGAGCCAGGCGGAGGCGCTGCAGAG GCTCCTGCCACCGGCTCAGGATGGCTTCGAGGTGCTGGGCGCAGCAGAGCTGGAGGCTGTGCGCGAGGCCTTCGAGACGGGTGGCCTGGAGGCCGTGCTGTCGTGGGTTCGCGCGGGCCTGGAGCGACTGGGCAGTGCACGGCTGGACCTGGCGGTGGCCGGCACAACTGACGTGGGCCTTGTGCTGGACATGCTCCTCGGTTTGGATGCCGGCGACCCAGGTGCGGTGCCTGCTACGGCGCCCGCGGAGCCCACGCCTTACCCGGCCCCAGAGCGCCCCAATGTCGTGTTCTGGACCGttcctctgggctctgcaggcACTGTGGCCGCCCCCCACCCAACCCACTACGACGCCCTCATCCTTGTCACCTCTGGGGCCCCCACGGAGAAGGACTGGGCCCAGGTCCGGCCCTTGGTGCTACCAGATGTGCCGCTGGTCTGCGTGCGAACAGACGGCGAGGGCGAGGATCCAGAGTCTCTGGAAGAGGAGGAACAGGCGGAGAAGCCCAGCGGCCAGAGCTTAGAGAACGCAGGCGGAGGGGGGTTGGAGAATGCAAGtagtgagggaggagagaaactTGGCCCTGGATCGCAGAAAGCAGGCAGCGGGGAAGGGTCAGAGAAAGCAGGCCGCGAGAGTTCGCAGGAGGTTGTCGTCGGCGTGAAGAAATCGGGCGGTGGGGACTCGGAGCGGGCGGCCGCCTTGAGCCCGGAGGACGAGACGTGGGAGGTGCTGGAGGAAGCGCCGCCGCCGGTGTTCCCGCTGCGCCCGGGCGGTCTCCCCGGGCTCTGCGCGTGGCTGCGGCGCGCGCTGCCTCCGGCGCAGGCGGGGGCGCTGCTGCTGGCGCTGCCGCCCGCGTCTCCCGGCGCGGCCCGAACCAAGGCGGCGGCGCTGCGGGCCGGGGCGTGGCGGCCGGCGCTGCTGGCTagcctggcggcggcggcggcgcccatCCCGGGGCTAGGCTGGGCGTGCGACGTGGCGCTGCTGCGGGGTCAGCTGGCGGAGTGGCGGCGGGCGCTGGGGCTCGAACCGTCGGCGCTGGCACGACGCGAGCGCGCGCTGGGCCTGGCACCCGGGGAGCTGGCCGCGCGCACGCGCTTCCCCGGGCCGGTGACGCGCGCCGAAGTGGAGGCGAGGCTGGGCGCCTGGGCGGGCGAGGGCACGGCTGGGGGCGCGGCGCTGGGCGCGCTCTCCTTCCTGTGGCccgcgggcggcgcggcggcCACCGGCGGCCTGGGCTACCGCGCGGCGCACGGCGTCCTGCTGCAGGCACTCGACGAGATGCTGGCCGACGCCGAGGCCGTGCTGGCGCCCCATGCGCCCGCGCACTGA
- the ZNF576 gene encoding zinc finger protein 576 isoform X3, translated as MREPKRLRARSAEPHLREQLRGVPVTMEDPHSEELMEQQDSSKERSPGSPRGDICHLGAPQCTRCLITFADSKFQERHMKREHPADFVAQKLQGALFVCFTCARSFPSSKALITHQRSHGPATRPSPPAAPTTSQPTFPCPDCGKTFGLAASLRRHRQAHEASTPPGPFACTECGQDFAQEAGLHQHYIWHARGEL; from the exons ATGAGGGAGCCAAAGCGCCTGCGCGCCAGGAGCGCCGAGCCACACCTGCGCGAGCAGCTTAG AGGGGTACCAGTCACCATGGAGGACCCGCACTCTGAAGAGCTCATGGAGCAGCAGGATTCGTCCAAGGAGAGGAGTCCTGGCAGTCCAAGAGGCGACATCT GCCACCTGGGGGCCCCACAGTGCACCCGCTGCCTCATCACCTTCGCCGATTCCAAGTTCCAGGAGCGTCACATGAAGCGGGAGCACCCAGCGGACTTCGTGGCCCAGAAGCTGCAGGGGGCCCTCTTCGTCTGCTTCACCTGTGCccgctccttcccctcctccaaggCCCTGATCACCCACCAGCGCAGCCATGGTCCAGCCACCAGGCCCTCCCCACCGGCTGCGCCGACGACTAGCCAGCCCACCTTCCCCTGTCCTGACTGTGGCAAGACCTTTGGGCTGGCCGCTTCCCTGAGGCGGCACCGCCAGGCGCACGAGGCCAGCACCCCTCCTGGCCCCTTCGCCTGCACTGAGTGTGGCCAGGACTTTGCCCAGGAAGCTGGGCTGCATCAACACTACATCTGGCATGCCCGGGGGGAGCTCTGA
- the ZNF576 gene encoding zinc finger protein 576 isoform X1: protein MVSRGGPRLARRTSVSKVIGLAGPLWLVTVERLPLIYYSIMHSPLLTRGVPVTMEDPHSEELMEQQDSSKERSPGSPRGDICHLGAPQCTRCLITFADSKFQERHMKREHPADFVAQKLQGALFVCFTCARSFPSSKALITHQRSHGPATRPSPPAAPTTSQPTFPCPDCGKTFGLAASLRRHRQAHEASTPPGPFACTECGQDFAQEAGLHQHYIWHARGEL, encoded by the exons ATGGTATCTCGTGGGGGTCCAAGGCTGGCAAGGAGAACCTCTGTGTCAAAGGTCATAGGATTAGCGGGCCCTCTATGGCTGGTGACAGTCGAGCGACTTCCGTTGATTTACTATTCTATCATGCATTCTCCTCTCTTGACCAGAGGGGTACCAGTCACCATGGAGGACCCGCACTCTGAAGAGCTCATGGAGCAGCAGGATTCGTCCAAGGAGAGGAGTCCTGGCAGTCCAAGAGGCGACATCT GCCACCTGGGGGCCCCACAGTGCACCCGCTGCCTCATCACCTTCGCCGATTCCAAGTTCCAGGAGCGTCACATGAAGCGGGAGCACCCAGCGGACTTCGTGGCCCAGAAGCTGCAGGGGGCCCTCTTCGTCTGCTTCACCTGTGCccgctccttcccctcctccaaggCCCTGATCACCCACCAGCGCAGCCATGGTCCAGCCACCAGGCCCTCCCCACCGGCTGCGCCGACGACTAGCCAGCCCACCTTCCCCTGTCCTGACTGTGGCAAGACCTTTGGGCTGGCCGCTTCCCTGAGGCGGCACCGCCAGGCGCACGAGGCCAGCACCCCTCCTGGCCCCTTCGCCTGCACTGAGTGTGGCCAGGACTTTGCCCAGGAAGCTGGGCTGCATCAACACTACATCTGGCATGCCCGGGGGGAGCTCTGA
- the ZNF576 gene encoding zinc finger protein 576 isoform X2 — MEDPHSEELMEQQDSSKERSPGSPRGDICHLGAPQCTRCLITFADSKFQERHMKREHPADFVAQKLQGALFVCFTCARSFPSSKALITHQRSHGPATRPSPPAAPTTSQPTFPCPDCGKTFGLAASLRRHRQAHEASTPPGPFACTECGQDFAQEAGLHQHYIWHARGEL, encoded by the exons ATGGAGGACCCGCACTCTGAAGAGCTCATGGAGCAGCAGGATTCGTCCAAGGAGAGGAGTCCTGGCAGTCCAAGAGGCGACATCT GCCACCTGGGGGCCCCACAGTGCACCCGCTGCCTCATCACCTTCGCCGATTCCAAGTTCCAGGAGCGTCACATGAAGCGGGAGCACCCAGCGGACTTCGTGGCCCAGAAGCTGCAGGGGGCCCTCTTCGTCTGCTTCACCTGTGCccgctccttcccctcctccaaggCCCTGATCACCCACCAGCGCAGCCATGGTCCAGCCACCAGGCCCTCCCCACCGGCTGCGCCGACGACTAGCCAGCCCACCTTCCCCTGTCCTGACTGTGGCAAGACCTTTGGGCTGGCCGCTTCCCTGAGGCGGCACCGCCAGGCGCACGAGGCCAGCACCCCTCCTGGCCCCTTCGCCTGCACTGAGTGTGGCCAGGACTTTGCCCAGGAAGCTGGGCTGCATCAACACTACATCTGGCATGCCCGGGGGGAGCTCTGA